In a single window of the Terrirubrum flagellatum genome:
- a CDS encoding LytTR family DNA-binding domain-containing protein produces MTIAGTLSATASFQWRRPAAILLPLVVAASFAVTGAFGTYVSMTLPLRLLHFVGVAIAICTIVFALSEIVRRFWFGGVLPFWTMLAIGVITAPAGGWIVLESLGLSAPQALSHVTYHELTIQVLLSNLSIGGLGWNLLRQSRTQSAACEALQQPHSNSDQALRAKLPIGMRNAAILALSAEDHYVRVRTDRGEALILMNLAAAIATLGEKAGVRVHRSHWVSRQLAEEVAMRGCRGCVRVNDNTVLPVSRSGRKLLNEVWTG; encoded by the coding sequence GTGACCATTGCCGGCACGCTCTCGGCGACTGCGTCCTTTCAGTGGCGCCGTCCCGCCGCCATCTTGCTCCCGCTCGTCGTCGCGGCGTCGTTCGCCGTAACGGGTGCGTTCGGCACCTATGTCAGCATGACGCTTCCGCTCCGCCTGTTGCATTTCGTCGGGGTCGCAATCGCCATCTGCACGATCGTCTTTGCGCTCTCCGAAATCGTTCGGCGATTTTGGTTCGGCGGCGTATTGCCGTTCTGGACGATGCTCGCGATTGGCGTCATCACGGCTCCGGCCGGCGGCTGGATCGTTCTCGAGTCCCTGGGCTTATCGGCGCCTCAGGCGCTTTCGCACGTCACCTATCACGAGCTGACTATCCAGGTGCTGCTGTCCAACCTCTCGATCGGAGGGCTGGGCTGGAACTTGCTCCGGCAATCCCGCACACAGAGCGCTGCATGCGAGGCGCTGCAGCAGCCACATTCGAATTCCGACCAGGCGTTGCGCGCGAAACTTCCGATCGGGATGCGCAACGCCGCCATCCTCGCCCTGAGCGCCGAAGACCATTACGTGAGGGTGCGGACCGACCGTGGCGAGGCCTTGATCCTGATGAATCTCGCGGCCGCGATTGCGACGCTCGGAGAGAAGGCCGGCGTGCGTGTCCATCGCTCGCATTGGGTGTCGCGCCAGCTCGCCGAAGAGGTTGCGATGCGCGGCTGTCGGGGCTGCGTTCGCGTGAACGACAATACGGTGCTGCCGGTCAGTCGTTCGGGCCGAAAGCTGCTGAACGAGGTCTGGACGGGCTAA